From the Hemicordylus capensis ecotype Gifberg chromosome 1, rHemCap1.1.pri, whole genome shotgun sequence genome, the window atgaaatagatactatCTATgttcagagaggcaagtgcagactgcttttccaagGCGCTGgatgctggctgtttgttagccccacctctaccccaggactggaatacaagtaactaaagccccattcaaaagctggcctggatcaaggaatggactaACCAAACACACTACAGTTTGGACTGCACAACCTGTACTGGCTCTGCCAATTGAAAAAATTAATACTATTTGACCATGGACACTATTTGACAAATGGGATTAAATTCAACCATGGCTTCCATCTGAGATGAAATCAGCACAGTCTCAGTTTGACTTTAAGGTTTTGAATGTGCTTAaactagaaaacaaacaaacatatatttTGATCAGGAATTACTGTTGACGCAAGATATGTAAAAATAGAGCTCCGTTGTTTAAAATGGTGTCACAAAGCACAGCACTATTTGTTGAATCTGCTTTTCTTAGATGAaatgaaaggtttttttaaaaagcttgatgAGGTGTTGCTCACCTTGATATCAGTCTCACTCACACAAAGTCTAGTTGGCCTAGTCTAAATATGAGACCAAATACAGTCCTTTCATTACAAAAAAGAAACAGTCAATCACAGAAATATTTAGTTCAGAGCTTGATAGAAAAACGAACAATATCCTAGCCTTTCATGTAAATCCTTATTATAACCCCAAAATGTTTTGTGTTCTTAGAAATAGCCACTGTTGGACTAAACTATTGTAACAGAGTCTTCAGGAAAAACATGCACCATCAGTAACATATTTTCACAAGGGACATTTTTCATTGCAAAGTGATTCAAAGGATAGTACACAAGAGCTTCTTCTCCCTGAAGGGATTTTCAGATGCAGGCACTGGTATAATAAGGGGATCTTCTCCCATATGAGCATCACAGTATGCCAATAAATCAGCAGCAGCCTTAGACACCTAGAAAGGGTGGAAAAACACAAATgaaaagggaaaagaagaaaaatacacaAACCAAAGCATCTGCACTGCTGTCAGAGTCACTGCTGCACCAATAAAAGCAGAAACAATTAAGTACAGTGTCTTTTTACTTCAGCCTACAGAAGATGCAGCAGGCAGGTGAATGAGCGATGTGGTGTGAGCATAGCACAACACACCCCTTGGTTAATGAGCAAAGCTATTCTTGGTCAGCAGAGCTGCATGTCCTATGCTTCAGCATGACacttcaccacctagagatatacatatcaggcggtacaaaaatatgataaataaacaaattaaaatctcCAAGATTATGATAAGTGTTCCCACATGGAATCTGTATAGGGTGTGATGAGGAGTTCAAAATAGCTTACTTATCAATATGAAGAACACtatctgacatccagacttactCAATAGTTAgtactacttaatttcaataggacttctgttgagtaatttagtcaggatgtcgccCACTGTTCTGAACATGTTCTATCTTACTACATCTTACACATCATACATTTCATACCACAGCTAACTTCCCAGGCAGGAAAGGATGGGTCTAATGGTGGGGCGGGGAGGACCTACTGTAAGATTCTACAACCAAAGGCTGTTTGGGCCATTgtgcatgtacaggtgaaactcggaaaattagaatatcgtgcaaaagtccattaatttcagtaatgcaaattaaaaggtgaaactgatatatgagacagacgcattacatgcaaagcgagataagtcaagccttaatttgttataattgtgatgatcatggcgtacagctcatgaaaaccccaaatccacaatctcagaaaattagaatattacatggaaccaagaagacaaggattgaagaatagaacaatatcggacctctgaaaagtatacagtgtactgtgcttgattggccagcaaactcgcctgacctgaccccatagagaatctatggggcattgccaagagaaggatgagagacatgagaccaaacaatgcagaagagctgaaggccgctaatgaagcatcctggtcttccataacacctcatcagtgccacaggctgatagcatccatgccacgccgcattgaggcagtaattgctgcaaaaggggcccaaaccaagtactgaatacatatgcatgcttatacttttcagaggtccgatattgttctattcttcaatccttgtcttctaggttccatgtaa encodes:
- the GNG4 gene encoding guanine nucleotide-binding protein G(I)/G(S)/G(O) subunit gamma-4, with product MKEVMSNNSTTSISQARKAVEQLKMEAYLDRIKVSKAAADLLAYCDAHMGEDPLIIPVPASENPFREKKLLCTIL